A section of the Alphaproteobacteria bacterium genome encodes:
- a CDS encoding gamma-glutamylcyclotransferase, with protein MTGAALTGASGDDFWIFAYGSLLWAPGFEVAESRPARLEGYHRAFCIKSIVYRGTPARPGLVLGLAPGGRCDGRLYRVVQEAREEVLAYLRRREQVTRVYLERMLPVACPPGGPVRALVFVADPEHPQYAGDLDLETAARMIVGAEGPMGPCRDYLENTWAHLRALEIEDAALEALVAQVHRLA; from the coding sequence GATTTCTGGATTTTCGCCTATGGCTCGCTGCTCTGGGCGCCGGGTTTCGAGGTCGCGGAATCGCGCCCGGCCCGGCTCGAGGGGTATCACCGGGCGTTCTGCATCAAATCCATCGTCTATCGGGGCACGCCGGCGCGGCCGGGCCTGGTCCTTGGCCTGGCGCCGGGTGGCCGGTGTGACGGCCGGCTGTACCGGGTCGTACAGGAAGCGCGCGAGGAGGTTCTGGCTTATCTCCGGCGGCGCGAACAGGTCACCCGCGTCTATCTCGAGCGCATGTTGCCGGTAGCCTGCCCGCCCGGCGGGCCAGTGCGGGCGCTGGTGTTTGTTGCCGATCCCGAGCACCCGCAATATGCCGGCGACCTCGATCTTGAAACGGCGGCGCGCATGATCGTCGGCGCGGAAGGGCCCATGGGGCCGTGTCGTGATTATCTCGAAAACACCTGGGCGCATCTGCGTGCGCTGGAAATCGAGGATGCCGCGCTCGAGGCTCTCGTGGCGCAGGTGCACCGGCTGGCCTAG